Proteins encoded by one window of Pelmatolapia mariae isolate MD_Pm_ZW linkage group LG14, Pm_UMD_F_2, whole genome shotgun sequence:
- the LOC134641586 gene encoding LOW QUALITY PROTEIN: leucine-rich repeat-containing protein 51-like (The sequence of the model RefSeq protein was modified relative to this genomic sequence to represent the inferred CDS: inserted 1 base in 1 codon) has translation MYAAPVDLSFKNISSLTDTWIEEPNSGLRPLKRNSEMKYLSXFVRLNNNNITDLHDLQKTVSHFLAQPAHLTWLDLSFNKITHIDHVLCELRELRVLYLHGNSIFILSEVDRLGVLPHLHTITLHGNVIETNKAYRNRVISVLPRLKTMDFSAITRQERVLAKIWYQSNSRCRSSKVNQ, from the exons ATGTATGCAGCTCCAGTGgatttatcttttaaaaacatcagcagttTAACAG ACACATGGATAGAGGAGCCCAACAGCGGTCTGCGGCCTTTAAAGCGAAATTCAGAGATGAAATATCTCA TGTTTGTCcgcctcaacaacaacaacatcactgACCTTCATGACCTCCAGAAGACTGTTAGCCATTTCCTGGCTCAGCCGGCACATCTAACCTGGTTGGATCTTTCcttcaacaaaatcacacacatagACCAC GTCTTGTGTGAGTTGCGTGAACTGCGTGTGTTGTACCTTCATGGAAACAGCATTTTTATTCTGTCAGAGGTGGACAGGCTGGGAGTGCTGCCACATCTGCACACCATCACTCTGCATGGAAATGTCATAGAAACCAACAAGGCATACAG GAATCGTGTGATTTCCGTCCTGCCTCGGTTAAAGACGATGGACTTCAGCGCCATAACGCGACAGGAGCGAGTCTTGGCAAAGATCTGGTACCAGAGCAACAGCCGCTGCAGGAGCAGCAAGGTTAACCAGTGA
- the sfrp2l gene encoding secreted frizzled-related protein 2-like, whose product MSLCHGIGYRSMWIPNMLGHDSLREVQQQSAAWLPLISKHCHRDTKKFLCSLFAPVCLPEVSGPVSPCRNLCEAVRDGCVPVMSAFGFPWPYMFNCTRFPHETELCIPVSEEQYGRETEEAKHEEVPKGSVICEACSLAAEGEIDIQENFCHSPYAFKMRLGSMMTVGDDLQLVPTARSRILRWAGGGAEKAEGVGGAMAHSALWLQEGGMCTCPGLESAEGDENEEKSQEEVQMDKKLTKRGKKVGKGGWYLSLAQADEGRLVLTRLVRWSRGDKELKKFIRALLKQPCAEL is encoded by the exons ATGTCTCTGTGCCACGGGATCGGTTACAGGAGCATGTGGATCCCAAACATGCTCGGCCATGATTCACTGAGGGAGGTCCAGCAGCAGTCTGCAGCCTGGCTGCCACTCATCTCCAAGCACTGCCACCGGGACACCAAGAAGTTTCTATGCTCGCTCTTCGCTCCGGTGTGTCTGCCGGAGGTCAGCGGGCCGGTCAGCCCCTGCAGGAACCTGTGTGAGGCCGTACGAGATGGCTGCGTGCCGGTGATGAGCGCGTTCGGCTTCCCCTGGCCTTACATGTTTAACTGCACCCGGTTCCCACACGAAACCGAACTCTGCATCCCCGTATCCGAGGAGCAGTATGGACGGGAAACAGAGGAGGCGAAGCACGAGGAGGTGCCCAAAG GGAGTGTTATTTGTGAAGCCTGCAGTCTGGCTGCAGAAGGAGAGATTGACATCCAGGAAAACTTCTGCCACAGTCCATATG CATTTAAGATGCGTCTGGGCAGCATGATGACAGTGGGGGATGACCTTCAGCTGGTGCCTACAGCCCGCAGTCGCATCCTGAGGTGGGCGGGGGGAGGGGCTGAGAAAGCAGAAGGAGTCGGAGGCGCCATGGCCCACAGCGCTTTGTGGCTCCAAGAAGGGGGCATGTGTACCTGTCCTGGTTTAGAATCTGCAGAGGGTGACGAGAATGAGGAGAAAAGTCAAGAGGAGGTGCAGATGGATAAGAAACtgacaaaaagaggaaaaaaggtgGGGAAAGGTGGATGGTACCTTTCCCTTGCTCAGGCTGATGAGGGAAGACTGGTGCTGACTCGACTGGTGAGGTGGAGCAGAGGGGACAAAGAGCTGAAGAAGTTCATCCGAGCTCTCCTCAAGCAGCCGTGTGCAGAGCTTTAA
- the lamtor1 gene encoding ragulator complex protein LAMTOR1, with product MGCCYSSENENTTEEETKPLISPNPPSKPLNGGTGWNPGTSSSALSNEQALLSSILTKTAQNIIDVSAADAIMVEPHEYMDRARQYSTKMTVLSTSLPQNKALALPSLTSQPHQVLASDLVPYSDVQQVSKIAAYAYSAISQIKVDAKEDLVVQFAIP from the exons ATGGGTTGCTGTTACAGCAGCGAGAACGAGAACACAACTGAG GAAGAGACAAAGCCGCTGATCTCCCCAAACCCTCCCAGCAAACCACTAAATGGCGGGACCGGCTGGAACCCTGGAACTAGCTCATCAGCGCTGTCAAATGAACAGGCCCTCCTTTCATCCATCCTGACAAAGACGGCACA GAACATCATCGACGTCTCAGCAGCAGACGCCATCATGGTGGAGCCGCACGAGTACATGGACAGAGCTCGACAATACAG TACAAAGATGACTGTATTGAGCACCAGTCTGCCTCAAAACAAAGCCCTCGCTCTCCCCTCCCTCACCAGCCAGCCCCACCAAGTACTTGCGAGTGACCTGGTGCCATACTCAGATGTTCAGCAG gtGTCTAAGATAGCAGCCTATGCTTACAGTGCAATCTCTCAAATCAAAGTGGATGCTAAAGAAGACTTGGTGGTCCAGTTTGCCATTCCCTGA